GATTTTTATCAAGACGTGCCTCTACGACTACGCCGCGTGCCAATAAATTAGCATCAGCCTTTAATTCTTCCATTTCTGAAACCAGCAAGATATTATCCAATAAATCGGAGATACCTTCACCGCTCATCGCAGAAGTATGCACACAGATAGTATCGCCACCCCATTCTTCACAGAGCAAACCAGCTTCGGCAAGCTGTTGCTTTACGTGGTCCGGATTAGAGCTGGGTTTATCTATCTTGTTGACCGCAACGATTATAGGAACACCTGCCGCCCGGGCGTGATCAATTGCTTCAAGCGTTTGCGGCATCACCCCATCATCAGCAGCCACCACCAGAACAGTGATGTCGGTGACCCTGGCGCCTCGAGCCCTCATAGCAGTAAAGGCTTCATGACCGGGAGTATCCAAAAAAGTAATTTTTTGCTCACCAACCTTGACCTGGTATGCACCAATATGCTGGGTTATCCCTCCGGCTTCGGTGCTCATAACATTAGCTTTACGTATTGCATCAAGCAGGCGTGTCTTGCCGTGATCAACATGCCCCATAATGGTCACTACAGGAGGTCTGGGTTTTAGATTGCCTGGCTCTCCGATAGTCTTCTGTTGGCGTTTAATCTCACTGATAATACTAGCCGCCTGGGTAGCAATCGGCTGCGGCTTGGTTTCAAAACCCAGTTCAGCACTTACCGCTGACGCGGTTTCATAATCTATCACCTGGTTTATATTAGCCATGATACCCCGGCGCATCAGTTCTTTTATAATGTCTACTGGGGTCAAACGCAGTAATTCCGCCAGATGGCGCACACTTAAAGCTCGAGGAAGTTCTAGCGGCGCACTCTGCTTCTTTGATTTACCATTTTCTGTCTCTTTAGCTAGTGCCAATTCTCAAATACTCCTCTCAAGCTTTTCTAAATACTCGCAGATGCCAGCTTTCTCTTCAGTCGTAATACTCCGATGCAGCGAATGAGGGAGTTTATCTTTTTTCAAAGCAGTTTCCCAGCATTCCAACACCGGGCATATATAAGCTCCGCGGCCTTTTTTCTTCCCGGTTTCATCAACCATAACCCCTTCCGGACTGGCGACAATTCGCACAAGCTCCCGTTTGGGAGCTACCCGCCGGCAAGCAACACAACAGCGCTGGGGAACATGTTTAGAAGTACTCATCCTCATCATCTGCATACAGTATATCCCGCTTTTGCTTATTCAAGCGTATACCGTCTTCCGCCTGTTCCTTTTTGGTGGTCTTTTTTTTCTTTTTCTTGGGCTCCGGTTTAGCCGGTGGCGGTATAAGAACATCTTCGGCAAATCTGAGAGCAGGCCCGGAATCTTTACGCGGCAGCGACCGGTCACCTGCTTCGATTGTTACCGGTATCAAATCAGGCTCGATTTCTTCAGATACCTCTTCGACGGGCGATTGTTCTGTAATTGTCTCAAGTTCCTGTTCGGTAGCAGCCAGAGCTGCCTCAGCTTCTTCTTCAGCTCGTCTGGCTTCGTATTCAGCCCTTTCCTCTTCAGCCTGGGAAAGGCTTTTGATATCTATTCTCCACCCGGTTAATTTTACTGCCAATCTAACATTCTGACCTTCTTTACCAATAGCAAGTGAAAGTTGTTTATCGGGGATGATTACTTCAGCAGCTTTTTCATTTCGGTTGATCCTGACTTCCGAAACATGAGCCGGACTCAACGCATTGGTAATAAATACAGCAGAATCGGGATTCCAGGCAATTACATCTATTTTTTCGCCATTTAGTTCGTTGACGATATTTTGTATACGAATTCCGCGCAAACCAACACAACAACCAACAGGATCCACGCCCTGCTGACGGGCAGCAACTGCAACTTTACTACGGTAACCTGCCTCGCGCGCAATTTCTTTAATTTCCACAGTACCATTGAATATCTCGGGTACTTCAAGCTCGAAAAGCCGCTTTAATAAACCGGGATGAGCACGAGAGGCTACCAGTTGAGGGCCGCGAGATGTTTCTGCGACTTCAACCAGGTATACTTTCAATCTTTGCCCTACCCGATAGCGTTCGTTTGGGGACTGATCCTGGGTAGAGAGCAGTGCTTCAGCCCTGCCCAAATCTACATAGGTATTGCGGGTGTCAACCCGGCGGACAGTACCAGTAATAATATCACCGACTTTATCTGCATACTCGGCATAAATAGCGCTGTGTTCAGCATCGTGAAGACGCTGCAGGATAACCTGCTTGGCGGTTTGAGCTGCTATTCGCCCCGCATTATTGGGGGTAGATTCTACCATGATTTCATCATCAAGAGCAGCCTTTTTATCCAGGCGCTTTGCATCAGTCAGGCTGATTTCCTGACGGGAATCAGTAACGTGGCTTACTACCTTTTTTTGCGCCCATACGGCAACCTCCCCGGAAGAGGGGTTGATCTTGACGACAATATTCTGGTTGGGAACGAAATTATTCTTGCGATAAGCTGATACAAGCGCGGATTCCACCGCTCCCAGTACCACCTCTTTTGAAAGATTTTTTTCTGCCGATAGCTGAGTTATGGCGAGCATGAAGTCACTCTTCATACCGTTCTATCCTTCCTCCAGATATAAAACTCCCTGACAACAAAAAAGTGGGCTTTTGGCGTCCCACTTGATAGAAGTATTCTCTTGTACCCTAAATATAGCACAGATGTCATAAAAAATGCAAGCTTCCAAGCTTTCCGCGTTGCTGGAACTGTATCTAGAAGTACGATGTCATACCCTAAAAAACCTGAAAACCTCTATCAGCCAAGCATAGCGCTCCATATGAGAACAAGCATATCATACCATATCACCATCTTCTGTGTTCCGTATTCACCAATTATTACTGCATCACTCACTACAAATATGACAACCTGTATTGGTTATTATTGATAATTTTACAGTGTAATTGACATGTTGCTGTTACAATGGTTACCATTTACCCAGACTTATCATGCTTGCCAGAGTATTTAGTTGTGCCCTGATCGGACTCGAAGGGGCGATTGTAGAAGTTGAAGCAGATATTTCCCCTGGTCTACCATCTTTCACGATTGTAGGCCTCCCCGACACTGCTGTACAGGAAGCCCGTGAAAGAGTCAGGGCGGCAATCCGTAATTCCGGTTTTTCCTTTCCTCCGCGTCGGATTACGGTTAACCTTGCTCCAGCCGACCTTAAGAAAGTCGGGCCTTCTTATGATCTGCCAATCGCAATTGCTATCTTGATTGGCTCCGGGCAATGCCAGGGTGACCTTTCAAATATGCTTCTCCTCGGCGAGCTTTCTCTTGACGGGAGTTTGCGCCACACTAACGGAATCCTGCCTATGGTTGCTTTTGCCAGAGAAAAGAAAATGGCTGCCGTAATCGTTCCTGAAAGCGATGTGGCTGAAGCCGCACTGGTAGAAGACATTAATATAGCCTGTTTTAAAAACCTGCGCCAACTCTCAGACGCAATATCTTCTCCTGAGCCGCTCTTTTTTTACCAACCGGAAAGTTCTGATTATATAGCCTCAAAGCCTGCAGACTGGGTGGATATGTCCACTATCAAAGGCCAGGAGCACGTTAAGAGAGCACTCGAAGTGGCAGCCGCTGGGTCACATAATATTGTGATGTCTGGCCCACCGGGAAGCGGAAAAACAATGCTTGCAAGAGCATTATCTTCTATCCTTCCTCCGATGACCCAAAACGAAGCTATCGAGGTAACCAAGATTTATTCTATTAGCGGATTACTCCCTCCAGACACCCCGCTAGTACTCAACCGGCCATTCCGGGCACCCCATTATACTATCTCCAGCGCTGGCATGGTTGGCGGAGGCTCATGGCCAAAACCCGGTGAAATCAGCTTAAGCCACCGCGGTGTACTGTTTCTGGACGAACTACCCGAATTCGGGTCTTCCAAATTGGAAATGCTCAGGCAACCTCTGGAAGACCGGACTGTAACTATCAGTCGTGTAAAAGGCAGTGTTTCCTTCCCGGCAAATTTCATGCTCGTAGGGGCGATGAATCCATGTCCGTGCGGTTATTATAATGATCCAATAAAAACCTGTTCTTGTTCGCCCTCTGCAATCGCCAGATATCAGCAAAGGCTCAGTGGCCCTTTTAATGACCGCGTTGATATTTTTGTAAATGCGCCATTTGTTGATTACGAGAAGCTAACCTCGGAAAGATGCGGTGAGAAGTCTGGAAGCATCGCAAACAGAGTGGCAGCCGCAAGAAACAGGCAGCTGGAACGATTTCAGGGGAATCTTGTGCTTTCCAACTCTGATATGCGCGCTGAAAACATCGCCGATTATTGCGTAACCGACGATACTGCGTGCAGCTTGTTAAGAGAAGGCATGCGTCAACTGCATCTGTCAGCTCGCGGATATCACCGCATATTAAAGCTTGCCAGAACTATTGCAGATTTGGAAGAAAGTCATTTAATCAAGGCTCATCACATAGCTGAAGCCATGCAGTATCGCCCCAGATGATAATCTGGGTCATATTCAAATGTTATAAAACACCACATCACAGTAAAAACAAACTGGGGAGTCTGACAATAGACTCCCCAGTTATTGAATTCTGTTGGTTCTTTTCAGAACACTAGCCAAAGGAGCAGCGCGATAATAAACATCGCAACGCCAACCGCCAGGGCTATGAATCCGCCGGCTTTCAGACCCCCGGCTTCGAACTGTGGCGGAAACCGGTTAATAAATTCCTTGGCATCCGGCCGCCGGGTAATATAATCAACGTATCGTTTTTCTTCCCGGTATCCCCAGATAACCAGGCCTAACCCAAAAAGGGTAAAAAAGGCTCCCAATACCGCCACTATTACCGGTGCTTCCATGGCTCACCCCTTATTTTCGAGCTGGTAGGTACCGTTTCAATATAACGTTTGCTGTCTATATAATCAACAATTACTTGATTTCTACGGTAGCACCAGCGGCTTCAAGTTTGGTTTTAGCAGCCTGGGCTTCATCCTTGCTGATGCCTTCTTTTACTGGCTTGGGTGCGCCTTCTACCAAGTCTTTGGACTCCTTCAGGCCAAGACTGGTAATTTCACGTACTGCACGAATGACGTTAATTTTGTTATCGCCGACGGCTTTAAGAATAACATCGAATTCTGTTTTCTCTTCCTCAGCAGGCGCTGCTTCACCAGCTCCACCAGCTGCGGGTGCAGCAACCGCTACCGGAGCAGCAGCACTAACACCGAATTCTGTTTCGAGGGCTTTCACCAAATCAGCCAGCTCAACAACAGTCATACCTTTGATGATTTCCATTACTTCTGTTTTTTTGTCAGACATTTATGCCTCCTCAAGTTGATTTATTCTTGCCTGTAATATATAAGCCAGACCCCTGATAGGCCCGGCAAGACAACTGACAAGCCCAGTAAGCGGCCACTGTATGCCGCCGACTACCTTAGCCAGTAGTATTTCGCGCGAAGGTAATTGCGCCAGTTCTTTAACATCATCTGCGCTAAGAAGGGAATCTCCAATGATTCCACCGACAATTGAAATGGGAATATCGCCGTTCTTGGCAAAATCTACAACCAATTTTGCTGCCACTACCGGATCGTCAAACCCAAAAGCAGCTGCAACTGGACCGTTGAAGATACTACGGTCAAAACTTTGGCCTGATTCATCCGCGGCGAAACGTGCAAGTGTGTTTTTTACAACCCTGTATTCGACTCCACCAGCTTTCAGTTTACGCCTGAGCGCAGTGATATCTGCAGTGGTCATACCAGAATAGTTGGTTAGCACTACAACCTGGCTCTTTTTAAAAGATTCGGCTACTTCTTTGACAACCTTTACTTTGTGTTCTCGTATTTTGGCCTTTCTTTGCATTAGCCCCTCCTTTTCCCTAAATTAAAAAAATCCCTGCGCTTTCCACAGGGATATTGCCTCGCAAGAGGTTACTCTTCAAGGCTTTCCTGGGCAGGCATATAATTAAGCCGTATGGCACCCGCTGTCTTGGGAAAGCAAATGTTTCTATTTGTTTCTTAACTGACCGAAATAGCCATTACCTCTTTAAGATCCAGCTTTATACCAGGCCCCATTGTAGTTGTCAAAAAAGCACTCTTTATGTATTGCCCTTTTGCGCCCGTGGGCTTGGCTTTCAATATAGCATCCATGATGCTGTAAAGATTCTCCTTAAGCCTTTCGGCCTCGAAACTAGCTTTACCCACCGGAACATGGATAATAGCAGTGCGGTCAAGCTTGAACTCAACTCGACCCTTACGAGCATCTTCGATAACCCTCGGGAGATCTTCGGCAGGTACAACTGTACCAGCCTTGGGATTTGGCATCAAGCCTCTCCTTCCCAGGATTTTACCCAACTTACCAACCTTGCCCATCATTTCCGGCGTGGCAATGGCTGTATCAAAATCAAGCCATCCTTCTTCAATCTTTTTAGCGAGATCTTCCCCGCCAACAAAATCAGCTCCGGCGTTCTCAGCGATTTTTACTGCTTCGCCTTGGGCAAATACCAACACCCGTACTGTTTTACCAAGTCCATGCGGTAACAACGCTACTCCTCTGACCTGCTGGGAACTATTACGTGGATCAAGCCCCATTCTAAGGTGAAGTTCAACAGTTTCGTCAAACTTAGCCTTGGGCATTTCCTTGATAAGTGCTATCGCGTCCACCAGGATATAACTTTCCTGGCGGTCTACGGATTGAAGCGCTTCCTGATATCTCTTGCTATGCTGTGTCATATTCTAATCTTCCACCTTGATACCCATATTACGGGCGGTACCGGCTATAATACGCTCGGCTCCTTCAACATCGTATGCATTCAAATCGGGGAGCTTGGTATTTGCAATCTCCCGCAGTTTTTCACGAGAAATCTTTATAGGGGCATCTCTGCCAGGAGCTCCAGCTCCCTTGTCCCTTCCAACAGCCTTTTTCAAAAGATCTGAGGCTGGCGGAGTTTTGGTGACAAAACTGAATGTTCGGTCAACATATACTGTTATCTCTACGGGTATTACAGAACCGGCGTATTTGGCGGTTCTCTCGTTGTACTCCTTGCAGAAACCCATAATGTTGACTCCATGTTGACCCAAGGCTGGGCCAATAGGAGGAGCCGGGTTGGCCTTACCGGCTTCAATCTGTAATTTAATTTTTGCTTTTACCTTCTTAGCCAATTGATTTTACCTCAATCTAAATTAAAGCTTTTCTACTTGCAATAAGTCCAACTGCACAGGAGTTTCGCGCCCGAAAAGTGATAGTAAGACTTTAACCTTACCCTTATCAGAGTCTACTTCATCAACCGTGCCGATAAAATCGATAAAGGGTCCATCCACCACACGCACGCTTTGTCCCTGCCGAAGACCCACTTTTACTCGCGGTGCTTCAGCCTCAACCTGTCGTTTAATCCACCCAACCTCAGACTCTGCTAGCGGGGTCGGCTTGTTTCCACTAGATACAAAACCGGTTACTGCCGGAGTATTGCGCACGATAGCCCAACTCAAGTCATTAAGCCGCATACGCACTAATATATACCCGGGCAGAATCTTCTTATTCACTGTACAACGTTGCCCGTTTTTGATCTCGACTTCTTCTTCTTTGGGAATAAGAACTTCTTCAATATCCCCATCGAGGTCCATGCTCCGCCTACGTTGCTCCAGGTTCTTGACCACTCGCTCTTCGTAACCGGAATAGGTATGCACAACATACCACTTCATATCATCGTTGGCGGTTTTTGGTTGTACTGCTCCTGCCATATTATCCACCAAGAAACAACTTATCAATCATAGCGCTAAAACCCCAGTCAATCAGGCCAAGAACAACTCCCATGAAAACCGCTACAATAAGCACCAGCCCGGTGAGATACAGAGTCTCTCGGCGGGTGAGCCAGGTGACTTTCTTGAGCTCGCCGATTATTTCACCGAATTTACGGAACCTTGAAGGTTTTTTTTCTACGGGTTTATTAGCCATAACGCTTTCCCGAAATGGGGCTATTTAACCTCACGATGCGGCCGACTTACCCGGCATCGCGGGCAGTATTTATTTAACTCAAGCCGTTGAGTGTCGTTACGCTTGTTTTTTTCAGTCGTGTAGTTGCGCTCTCTACACTCATTACAGGCAAGAGTGATTACCGTTCTTGCTTCGCCTTTTTTTGCCATATTATTCTATTATCTCGGTGATCGAGCCGGCACCAACAGTGCGGCCACCTTCCCGGATTGCAAACCTTAAACCTTTCTCCATCGCTACCGGATAGATTAGTTTAACTCTCATCTTGGTGTTATCACCAGGCATCACCATTTCGACGCCTTTTTCAAGCTCAATTTCGCCAGTCACGTCAGTAGTGCGGATATAGAACTGTGGTTTGTAACCATTAAAGAATGGAGTATGCCGCCCTCCCTCATCTTTGCCAAGAACATATACCTCTGCGTTAGCATAGGAACGCGGTTTAATGCTACCCGGAGCTGCGAGAACCTGCCCTCTTTCGATATCCTCACGATCTACGCCCCGAAGAAGGACACCAACTGCATCACCAGGCTCAGCTCGATCAAGCATTTTGTGGAACATTTCAACGCCGGTTACAACAACCTTGCGCGGCTCGTGATGAAGACCAACCAACTCGACTTCATCTCCAACTTTGACAACGCCGCGTTCTACACGACCGGTAGCTACTGTTCCGCGACCTTTGATGGAGAAAACATCTTCAACCGAAAGCAGGAAAGGCTGGTCGGTGGGCCGAGGAGGTACCTGAATATAGTTATCTACGGCATCCATCAGTTTAATGATGGAACCACACCAACGACATTCTTCTTTGCCGCAACCGCATTCAAGGGCTTTAAGAGCACTTACGCGAACAACAGGCAAATCATCACCAGTGTAATTGTATTTTGCCAGAAGATCTCTTACTTCCATTTCTACCAGTTCAAGAAGCTCTTCGTCTTCCATAAGATCGCATTTGTTTAAAGCAACAACGATAGCTGGTACTTCGACCTGACGAGCAAGCAACACATGTTCCCTGGTCTGAGGCATGGGGCCATCTGGAGCACTGACTACCAGGATAGCGCCATCCATCTGAGCAGCGCCGGTGATCATGTTTTTAACGAAGTCTGCGTGTCCGGGGCAGTCAATATGAGCATAGTGGCGATTTTTTGTTTCATACTCAATATGGGAAATAGCAATAGTAACGCCCCTGGCCTTTTCCTCAGGCGCATTATCGATAGTGAAAAAATCCCGGTAAATATTCTGGCCACCTATATGCTTGGCCAGTACCATAGTGATAGCCGAGGTTAACGTTGTTTTGCCATGGTCTACATGACCAATGGTTCCTACATTACAGTGTGGTTTAGTCCTGTCAAACTTCTGTTTTGCCATTTAAGCCCCCTTTATTCCTTTATACCTTCTTTAATTGTTTTATAATTAAAAGCCCACAATCAGATTCGAACTGATGACCCCGTTCTTACCAAGAACGTGCTCTACCTGCTGAGCTATGTGGGCAACCTGCTTATTATACACGCGCATATTGTTCTGTGTCCAGTAAAAAAATGGTGGAGGGAACAGGATTCGAACCTGTGTAGCCCTTCCAGGCGGCAGATTTACAGTCTGCTCCGATTGGCCGCTCCGGCATCCCTCCATTTGAACACTATAAAGTTGACAAAAAAAATAGGCCCAAGCCCGAGAGGGGACTCGAACCCGCTAACCTACCGATTACAAGTCGGTTGCGCTACCGTTGCGCCACTCGGGCACCATTTTGGCAGATTTGCCTACCAATGTCAACCAAACGCCCATTATAGAAAAATACGCTGCCTGAGTCAATTTATCAAGCTGCGCGCCCGGAAACGATACGTTTTATTTGAACTTCGAGTTTGTCTCTGTTATTATGAAAACAGATATTACTATTTATATATAGACTATGTTTACAGGAGAGAAAGCAGGATGTTAAAAGTAACCGAAAGGGCCGCGCTCGAACTCGAAAAGATGCTCCAGGAAAAAGCCGAAAGTAAAGACGATTGCCTCAGGCTGGTAACCGAAGATGGCGAGAGCTTCGCAATAGGAGTTGGCAAGGCAAAAGAAGGTGACCATTTTGTGAATTACAACGATAAACGCTTGCTAGTTGTGAGCGGTATTTTAGCTGCGCACCTTAACGATGCAACAGTAGGCGTAAAAGATACTCCCGGTGGACCTGAAATAGTGGTATTCAGGACCGCCGCCTAGCTTATCTACCAAATCGGTATTTGACCTTACAGTTGATGCTTACCTAAAAAAACAAGTAAAAAACCCGCTTAAAAAAGCGGGTTTTTTAATTCCAAAAGTTTCCATAGTACCAAAAAGCATTCATCATTCTAAGCCAAGCCCTTCTTTTAAACTGATAAAATTGAGGAGGTTATCCCTGGCTAGCATTCCCTGCAACTTACCTTCTGCAATTACTGGCAACTGGTTTACATTTTTTTCTGTTAATAGTTTAAATGCTTCTCCAAGGTCTTCCTCAGGACCGATAATATGTAGATCTTTCAGCGGTGTCATAACCTGCTCAACGCTGGTTTCGCTCCAGTTGTTACGTGAAAGGTTTTTAATATCCTTTAGAGTAATCACACCTTGTACGATTCCCGAACCGCCAATAGCAAAGCAGCGTCTCCCACTGGAGATGACATGTTCATTAACAAGCTGCTCTATGCTCATCTCCGGATCGATAAGCAAGCAATCATCAGCCATTACTTCCTTTACCTTATGGCCCTTCATCAATTGCCGGAGAGTCAGTTGTCGATAACTGGAAGCTGCAGCGCTCCGGATAAACCAGCCTATGATACTAATCCACAAACCGTTTAACAGCATTCCATAAAAAACCAGGGAAACGCCTCCAATAATAAACAGAAGTCCAACACCCTGGCCAATGTTCGAAGCAATGCGGGTAGACTTGTCAAGATTTCCAGTTTTCCACCAGATTAAAGCCCTTAAAACCCTCCCTCCATCCATTGGAAATCCGGGCGTCAAGTTAAACAACCCCAGCATTAAATTAATCCAGGCCAGCCAGAAAGAAACTGCAATAAAGACTTCGGCTTTCAGCGGAAGGGCAAGCCATAATACAGCAAATATCAATCCTATAATCACACTGGAAAGAGGGCCAGCCAGAGCAACCATAAATTCTTCTTTTGGTTTTCGTGGCTCCTCAGCTATTTCAGCAACACCACCAAGAATAAATAGTGTTATTGAAGATACCGGAATACCATACTTTTTAGCCATCAGGCTATGTGATAATTCGTGAAAGAGCACTGAGCTAAAAAATAACAGACTAGTGGCAAAACTAACCCCAATAGCAAGCCCGGTAGACCAGTTTGGATAATTGGCTGGAAAGTAGTTTGAGGCTAAAGCCCAGGTAACCAGGCCAAATATTATAAACCATGAAAGATGTAAACGAATTGATATTCCGAATACTTTTCCAATCAATATTCCCTGGCCCAATTCTACCCCTCCAATTTTGGTTTTTCGATAACCATAATACGCTGAGCAACACCTCTACCCAAAGCCAACCGGCAGCTCTTAACCTCAATAATAACTGGTCCGGTTGTTGCCGGACTCACCAGTTTTATTTCAGCCCCTGGTATTATGCCCATGTCGCCGAGGCGAGTTTTTAAACCATGCCCGGCTACGACTTCTACTATTTCCAGATTACTGTAAGCCGGAGCCAGAGCAAGCGGAAAACAATTACTTTTCAAATAATTGCCTTATCAATATTACTACAAGCCATCCTGAGATGCCTTGCATCTGTCTGAACATACAGCCAAATGTTCAGGATTTCTTTCTCCATGGTTTAAATAATAATTAAAACCTTCCAACCAATAAGGCCGTCCTTGAGGGCAGCTCGTAACATATTCAATAAATTTGTCTAGTCTTTCCATGCTAACAGAACTGAGATAATGCTCCATACGGCAAGCATCTTCAGAGGCAACGTCCTCTTTTATATCCAGGATGTCAATCAGAAAACGCTTCAAGGCTTGATGCCTCTTGTAGACATCACACGCGGTCTTCAAGCCTTTCCCGGTTAAATGGATCTCTCCATACTTTTCATGTGTCGCAAGACCGTTTTCGACAAGCCTGGTAATCGCCGAGGTCACACTCGGTTTCTTAACTCCCATTGCATGGCTAATTCTGGTAACGGTTACTTTTTCTCCATTCTCGGAAAGGAGCATAATTGCTTCAAGGTAGTCTTCAATACTGGCTGAATGGCGAATGCCCAAATTATCACCTCTTAGTTAGCCATATCTAACAATTATGGTTCAAACTCATAAATGTGTCAAGAGTTTTTCAACTACGAACCATTACAAGGTAAGGAGTAAATTAGCAATAAAGAAATATAGAACCACTCCAAATATATCCATCACTGTAGTGATAAATGGAGCAGAAACCAGCGCTGGATCAACCTTGAAAAAGCGGAAAATAAAAGGCAGGGATCCTCCTGTTAGTGTAGCCATAGTCGCGATCCCGATTAATGTAATGCTTACAACAACCGCCACCTCAATATTTCTCCCAAGTAAATATGCCCAGCCTAACACCAAAATTGCCAGCACCGCCCCCAGCATCAAACCAATTCCTATTTCTCTTAGAATGATAGAAGTTGCGCGGCGAGGGGTAATTTCTCCAGTAGCAAGTCCTCTTATGACAACGGTTGCCGATTGAGAACCAATATTGCCTCCAGTCCCGATAAGTAAAGGGATAAAAGCAGCCAATATCACAATTTCTCCCAGCAAACCTTCCTGCCCCGCAATGATAGAACCAGTAATAGTATTCACAATGAGAAGTAAAATTAGCCACACTACCCGGCTTTTTACTACGCTAAACAACCTGGATGCAAAGTAACCTTTTTCTGTACCGGTTACGGCTCCAAAGCGGTAAATATCTTCAGTTGCTTCTTCCTCCAGAATATCAACAACATCATCCCATGTTACAATGCCAACCAGGCGGTATTCAGTATCGACCACGGGCATAGCCAGCAAGTCGTAATCTTTAAGTTTTCGTGCAACTTCTTCCTGATCCGTATAAGTACAGACGGTTTTTGGATTTTCAGTCATGATTTTTGATAACGGTATTTCCGGATCTGTCAGTACCAGATCTTTTAAACTCACCGTACCGAGCAATTTTCTACCGCTGTCCATAACATAAGCTACATAGATAGTCTCTTTTGTTACCGCCAGTTTTCGAACACGCTCTAATGCATCGGCAACGCTCATGCGGAAATCCAGATCAATAAAATCAGGAGTCATTACCCTTCCGGCAGTATTTTCCTGATAACCAAGCAAGGTCAGCGTTGTTTGCCTTTCAGAATCAGATAAAAGTTTTAATAACCTTCTGGCAACCTTGGCAGGAACCTCATCAAGAAGCTCAGCTCTATCATCAGGCGGCATCGATTCAAAGAAATATCTTGCCCGGCTATCGGCAAATGCTT
The nucleotide sequence above comes from Dehalococcoidales bacterium. Encoded proteins:
- a CDS encoding metal-dependent transcriptional regulator produces the protein MGIRHSASIEDYLEAIMLLSENGEKVTVTRISHAMGVKKPSVTSAITRLVENGLATHEKYGEIHLTGKGLKTACDVYKRHQALKRFLIDILDIKEDVASEDACRMEHYLSSVSMERLDKFIEYVTSCPQGRPYWLEGFNYYLNHGERNPEHLAVCSDRCKASQDGL
- a CDS encoding FeoA family protein, with protein sequence MKSNCFPLALAPAYSNLEIVEVVAGHGLKTRLGDMGIIPGAEIKLVSPATTGPVIIEVKSCRLALGRGVAQRIMVIEKPKLEG
- the tuf gene encoding elongation factor Tu; this encodes MAKQKFDRTKPHCNVGTIGHVDHGKTTLTSAITMVLAKHIGGQNIYRDFFTIDNAPEEKARGVTIAISHIEYETKNRHYAHIDCPGHADFVKNMITGAAQMDGAILVVSAPDGPMPQTREHVLLARQVEVPAIVVALNKCDLMEDEELLELVEMEVRDLLAKYNYTGDDLPVVRVSALKALECGCGKEECRWCGSIIKLMDAVDNYIQVPPRPTDQPFLLSVEDVFSIKGRGTVATGRVERGVVKVGDEVELVGLHHEPRKVVVTGVEMFHKMLDRAEPGDAVGVLLRGVDREDIERGQVLAAPGSIKPRSYANAEVYVLGKDEGGRHTPFFNGYKPQFYIRTTDVTGEIELEKGVEMVMPGDNTKMRVKLIYPVAMEKGLRFAIREGGRTVGAGSITEIIE
- the mgtE gene encoding magnesium transporter, translating into MSEPILNSTLLKELFESKNFKILRGELIKLDSVDIADLLKEVDDSSALMSFRLLPKDLAMQVFDHLDSNQQLKLLEAFADSRARYFFESMPPDDRAELLDEVPAKVARRLLKLLSDSERQTTLTLLGYQENTAGRVMTPDFIDLDFRMSVADALERVRKLAVTKETIYVAYVMDSGRKLLGTVSLKDLVLTDPEIPLSKIMTENPKTVCTYTDQEEVARKLKDYDLLAMPVVDTEYRLVGIVTWDDVVDILEEEATEDIYRFGAVTGTEKGYFASRLFSVVKSRVVWLILLLIVNTITGSIIAGQEGLLGEIVILAAFIPLLIGTGGNIGSQSATVVIRGLATGEITPRRATSIILREIGIGLMLGAVLAILVLGWAYLLGRNIEVAVVVSITLIGIATMATLTGGSLPFIFRFFKVDPALVSAPFITTVMDIFGVVLYFFIANLLLTL
- a CDS encoding site-2 protease family protein, with the translated sequence MGQGILIGKVFGISIRLHLSWFIIFGLVTWALASNYFPANYPNWSTGLAIGVSFATSLLFFSSVLFHELSHSLMAKKYGIPVSSITLFILGGVAEIAEEPRKPKEEFMVALAGPLSSVIIGLIFAVLWLALPLKAEVFIAVSFWLAWINLMLGLFNLTPGFPMDGGRVLRALIWWKTGNLDKSTRIASNIGQGVGLLFIIGGVSLVFYGMLLNGLWISIIGWFIRSAAASSYRQLTLRQLMKGHKVKEVMADDCLLIDPEMSIEQLVNEHVISSGRRCFAIGGSGIVQGVITLKDIKNLSRNNWSETSVEQVMTPLKDLHIIGPEEDLGEAFKLLTEKNVNQLPVIAEGKLQGMLARDNLLNFISLKEGLGLE